In bacterium, one DNA window encodes the following:
- a CDS encoding AIPR family protein, with protein MKDIILKSYVEKFDVDNGLGGGQIERSFQYFSTAMFLHKLQLADRQDYTEMDVDGQNDAGIDMIAIFINDHLVTDVSDVEHFVGTGKAIEVKFVFVQAKTSDSIEVATLLRFYAGVKDYFSDEHKYPFNEALEEYYNIKNHIFRNAFIFKEYPEVHVVYATTSERGPQADQIAAQADSEVLLNNMKLFSKIEHHFIGSEELRSTYEDMLRDNQASIEMDGEIAFPQINGVSDAVVGTVKSSEFIKLLEKNGVLNRDVFYENVRDFQGMNEVNLEINETVVNDVTRRWFPLMNNGITLVAKTLRIIGRVAHLEGYQIVNGCQTSNILYQNRDVSNKGDFLVPVKIIASDDSDIIGSVIRAANRQTEVKVEAFESLSRFHKKLESYYEIKRMEKGVELYYERRSKQYAYSDISRLNIITMPQLAKAAVAIFDNEPHSDHQYYGAILKEKRRKLFLDSHKSDPYFICGLLILKVSKYMYNSDKQLTKYRPQIMMLVRMMLGDGRVPPFNSRKIAEYCKVLEDKIMNDDILNKAINDSIRIIQRELDSYDESARPWRYKAFTAEIISYVDGSNDKIQLIDECGTIDWFSLEKGYGVVISDLDGRSLFVKYDWFANYDYAVAAKGKRVKYVRSRSLDKDIAMDVVLIS; from the coding sequence ATGAAAGATATTATCCTGAAATCCTACGTTGAAAAATTTGATGTGGACAATGGGCTTGGAGGTGGACAGATTGAAAGGAGCTTTCAATACTTCTCAACTGCGATGTTTCTCCATAAATTGCAACTAGCAGATAGGCAAGACTATACGGAAATGGATGTTGATGGGCAAAACGATGCAGGCATCGACATGATAGCAATATTCATAAATGATCATCTAGTAACGGATGTATCGGATGTAGAGCATTTCGTCGGAACTGGAAAGGCAATCGAAGTGAAATTTGTCTTTGTACAGGCAAAAACATCAGATAGTATTGAAGTCGCTACCCTCTTACGGTTTTACGCTGGAGTGAAAGATTATTTCAGCGACGAGCATAAGTATCCCTTTAATGAAGCATTGGAAGAGTATTATAATATCAAAAATCATATATTCAGGAATGCTTTCATCTTTAAGGAATACCCTGAAGTGCATGTTGTTTATGCGACAACATCCGAGAGGGGCCCACAAGCGGATCAGATTGCAGCCCAAGCTGATTCGGAGGTGTTACTTAATAATATGAAGTTATTCTCTAAGATAGAGCACCATTTCATTGGTTCTGAGGAGCTCCGAAGCACCTACGAGGATATGCTGAGAGATAACCAGGCATCCATCGAAATGGATGGAGAGATCGCGTTTCCTCAGATCAATGGTGTAAGTGACGCAGTTGTAGGTACTGTTAAGTCCTCAGAGTTTATCAAGCTCCTTGAAAAGAATGGTGTCCTCAATAGAGATGTGTTCTATGAGAACGTCAGAGATTTCCAAGGCATGAACGAAGTAAACCTCGAGATCAACGAGACCGTAGTTAATGATGTTACGAGAAGGTGGTTCCCCCTGATGAACAATGGTATCACTCTCGTGGCTAAAACGCTTAGGATAATTGGAAGAGTGGCGCACTTGGAGGGTTATCAAATAGTAAACGGCTGTCAAACATCGAATATACTATATCAAAATCGAGATGTATCTAATAAGGGTGATTTTTTAGTCCCCGTTAAGATAATTGCTTCGGACGACTCTGATATTATAGGATCTGTGATAAGAGCGGCGAATAGGCAAACTGAAGTGAAGGTTGAAGCATTTGAGTCGCTATCGAGGTTTCACAAAAAATTAGAGTCATATTATGAAATTAAGAGGATGGAAAAAGGTGTAGAGTTGTATTATGAAAGACGCTCTAAGCAATATGCTTACAGTGATATCTCTCGTCTGAACATCATAACGATGCCGCAACTAGCTAAGGCGGCAGTCGCAATCTTTGACAACGAGCCACATAGTGATCATCAGTACTACGGTGCAATATTAAAGGAAAAGCGTAGAAAGCTGTTTCTTGATAGTCACAAAAGCGATCCGTATTTCATCTGTGGGCTGTTAATATTGAAAGTCAGTAAATATATGTATAATAGTGATAAGCAATTAACAAAATACCGTCCGCAGATAATGATGCTTGTACGTATGATGCTAGGTGACGGCAGGGTGCCGCCGTTCAACTCTAGGAAAATAGCTGAATACTGCAAGGTACTAGAAGATAAAATTATGAATGATGACATACTGAATAAAGCAATAAATGACTCGATACGTATCATTCAGCGGGAACTTGATAGTTATGATGAATCGGCTCGTCCTTGGAGGTATAAGGCGTTTACAGCGGAGATTATCTCATACGTAGATGGTAGCAATGATAAGATACAATTAATTGATGAATGTGGAACAATTGATTGGTTTAGTCTTGAAAAGGGGTATGGGGTTGTGATATCAGATCTAGATGGTAGATCATTGTTTGTCAAGTACGATTGGTTTGCCAACTATGATTATGCGGTCGCAGCGAAAGGTAAGAGAGTAAAGTACGTGCGATCGAGAAGCCTAGATAAAGATATAGCGATGGACGTAGTATTAATATCATAA
- a CDS encoding DEAD/DEAH box helicase: MTKPNSLPLAPGARVEIRDAEWICKRVDRASGGGFALTVTGVSEIVRDREAVFLTEIEDEVRVLDPAETKLVRDDSGFYRNTRLYLEALLRQTPPTGDGIYVGHRGAMDAVEYQLEPAAMALAQPRQRMLIADAVGLGKTLEAGILLSELIRRGRGRRILVITMKSMLAQFQKEMWSRFTIPLVRLDSQGIQRVRARVPANHNPFYYYDKSIISIDTLKQDHEYRTWLEQSRWDVIVIDEAHSVAHRGTRNLRHRLAKLLAERSDALIMLTATPHDGKPRSFASIMNMLDPTAIADQDNYTREDIRGLFIRRHKKDVHDQVRESFRERSIATAHVPASAPEEAAFDVLTEMNFTRLDQRRGAGQLFRTTLEKALFSSPAACLETLDNRIRTLEKKEDAEEFEADIIALQELRGRVEEISLEEFTKYRKLVELLTGEGAWKWDGSDATDRLVIFTERIKTLDFLREHLPAALGLKDDAVGVLHGGMPDVDQMEVVENFGKDNALIRLLLASDVASEGINLHYLSHRMIHFDIPWSLIRFQQRNGRIDRYGQQKDPQILYLQTDSRNERIHGDQRILDLLIEKDQHVHENIGDPVEFTGIADVDEDERRTAAAIEEGKSRDQFSEEIEQKDKSFFDLLMEDAGVEKAPSPYTRVRSMLSLFGSDYQYCREAVEFLKSNKSLQTEFDDNSRTATITAPEELRRRFRNYPREVLPDDHRLILTPDAARVQDEVRRCRQDEEAWPKLQYLWPLHPVFDWLGDGILSQFGRHEAPVMTVEEGLAPGEVVVVMSCLIPNRKGQPLLQHWCGVCFEAGKHTRVEEFAVLMQRTKLGSGEHPNAGEEVDTTALEKLLPEAVDRARVWMGLQFEEFEVGIKGELETQLTRLRHLRQRQRDQVEQRFRSDDTRVASLQQQRREKQLRDIERIFSEYQEWIEDSMTGENRPYIKVAAVLKQ, translated from the coding sequence ATCACAAAGCCGAACAGTCTACCCCTCGCACCCGGTGCGCGTGTGGAAATACGCGACGCGGAGTGGATCTGCAAGCGGGTGGATCGGGCATCGGGTGGTGGCTTCGCGCTCACGGTGACAGGCGTGTCAGAGATCGTGCGCGACCGCGAGGCGGTGTTCCTGACGGAGATTGAGGATGAGGTGCGGGTGCTGGATCCGGCCGAGACGAAGCTGGTGCGGGACGATTCCGGGTTCTATCGCAATACACGCTTGTATCTCGAAGCGCTGCTGCGGCAGACGCCGCCGACGGGGGATGGGATTTATGTTGGACACCGCGGGGCGATGGATGCGGTGGAGTATCAGCTCGAACCCGCGGCCATGGCGCTCGCGCAGCCCCGGCAGCGCATGCTGATAGCGGATGCGGTGGGACTCGGCAAGACGCTCGAAGCGGGCATCCTGCTCAGTGAATTGATCCGGCGCGGCAGGGGACGCCGCATTCTTGTCATCACCATGAAATCCATGCTCGCGCAGTTCCAGAAGGAAATGTGGAGCCGCTTTACCATTCCCCTCGTGCGACTGGATTCGCAGGGGATTCAGCGCGTGCGCGCCCGGGTCCCAGCCAATCACAATCCGTTCTATTACTACGACAAATCCATCATCTCCATTGACACGCTCAAGCAGGATCACGAATACCGCACCTGGCTCGAGCAGAGCCGGTGGGATGTGATCGTGATCGACGAGGCGCACAGCGTGGCGCATCGCGGTACGCGCAACCTTCGGCACCGCCTGGCGAAGCTGCTGGCAGAACGATCGGACGCCCTGATCATGCTCACCGCCACGCCGCATGACGGCAAGCCGCGCTCCTTCGCCAGCATCATGAACATGCTCGATCCCACGGCCATTGCGGATCAGGACAATTACACGCGTGAGGATATTCGCGGTCTGTTCATCCGCAGGCATAAGAAGGATGTGCACGACCAGGTGCGGGAGTCCTTCCGCGAGCGCAGTATCGCCACCGCTCATGTCCCGGCCTCCGCACCGGAAGAGGCGGCGTTTGATGTGCTGACGGAAATGAACTTTACGCGGCTGGATCAGAGGCGCGGGGCGGGACAGCTGTTCCGTACCACCCTGGAGAAGGCGCTGTTTTCTTCTCCCGCCGCCTGCCTGGAAACGCTCGACAATCGCATCCGCACGCTCGAGAAAAAAGAGGATGCGGAGGAGTTCGAAGCGGACATTATCGCGCTGCAGGAACTGCGCGGCAGGGTGGAGGAGATTTCCCTCGAGGAATTCACGAAGTACCGCAAACTCGTCGAACTCCTCACCGGCGAGGGCGCATGGAAATGGGACGGCAGCGATGCCACCGACCGCCTGGTGATTTTTACCGAGCGCATCAAGACGCTGGACTTCCTCCGCGAGCATCTCCCCGCGGCACTGGGATTGAAGGACGATGCCGTAGGCGTGCTGCATGGTGGCATGCCGGATGTCGATCAGATGGAAGTGGTGGAGAATTTCGGGAAAGACAATGCTCTCATCCGTCTGCTCCTGGCCTCGGATGTGGCGTCGGAAGGAATCAACCTGCACTACCTCTCGCACCGGATGATTCATTTCGACATTCCGTGGTCGCTCATCCGCTTCCAGCAGCGTAACGGACGCATCGACAGGTACGGACAGCAGAAAGATCCGCAGATTCTCTACCTGCAGACGGACAGCAGGAATGAGCGGATTCACGGAGATCAGCGCATCCTTGATCTGCTCATTGAAAAGGATCAGCACGTACACGAGAACATCGGCGACCCTGTGGAATTCACCGGCATCGCGGATGTGGATGAGGATGAGCGCCGCACGGCCGCTGCCATTGAAGAAGGGAAGTCCCGCGACCAGTTCTCGGAAGAGATCGAGCAGAAGGATAAATCCTTCTTCGACCTCCTGATGGAAGACGCCGGAGTAGAAAAGGCACCTTCCCCCTACACGCGTGTACGCTCCATGCTCTCGCTCTTCGGCAGCGACTACCAATATTGTCGTGAGGCGGTGGAATTTCTGAAATCGAACAAATCCCTGCAGACGGAATTCGATGACAACAGCCGCACCGCAACCATTACCGCACCTGAAGAACTGCGTCGCCGCTTCCGTAATTATCCCCGCGAAGTGCTTCCCGACGATCACCGGCTGATACTGACACCGGATGCCGCACGGGTACAGGATGAGGTCCGTCGCTGCCGGCAGGATGAAGAGGCGTGGCCCAAGCTGCAGTATCTCTGGCCGCTGCACCCGGTGTTCGACTGGCTGGGCGACGGCATTCTCTCGCAGTTCGGCCGCCATGAAGCGCCGGTGATGACTGTTGAAGAAGGACTCGCGCCCGGCGAAGTGGTCGTCGTCATGAGCTGCCTCATCCCGAACCGAAAGGGACAGCCTCTGCTGCAGCACTGGTGCGGCGTATGCTTCGAAGCGGGAAAGCACACCCGCGTGGAAGAATTCGCTGTCCTCATGCAGCGCACCAAGCTCGGCAGCGGGGAGCATCCGAATGCAGGCGAGGAAGTGGACACCACGGCGCTCGAAAAGCTGCTCCCTGAAGCCGTCGACCGTGCGCGGGTATGGATGGGCCTCCAGTTCGAAGAATTCGAAGTCGGCATCAAGGGCGAACTCGAAACGCAACTCACGCGTCTCCGTCACCTGCGCCAGCGCCAGCGCGACCAGGTCGAGCAGCGCTTCCGCTCCGACGACACCCGCGTCGCCTCGCTCCAGCAGCAGCGCCGCGAAAAACAGCTCCGCGACATCGAACGCATCTTCTCCGAATACCAGGAGTGGATAGAAGATTCGATGACCGGGGAGAACAGGCCGTATATCAAAGTTGCGGCTGTTTTGAAACAATGA
- a CDS encoding HNH endonuclease: MTALHAFRALRKFLEGRGVNIVESDYHAEVLRRDFSVDQEAGTAEIDQSGVFFKVKGKRVRGFLYIKEANIGRFGYPKAHFIDCITIQDKKAAGKFDHQYFWSNGKKVLLIDRSTLQEVGPVELQLCKNCIAGGDARGAKSSGAFVEAYGDECTIPVDTKTDANGYPLDWHRISEQYRKGIEYRCESCGVKIKRGIDRRFMHVHHLNGDKLNNDPANLRCLCVLCHAFADDHHSRRMIRGAFRVHLQDYYRIYRDELEQNKNPYIDRGADMLKQVGVVV, encoded by the coding sequence ATGACTGCTCTTCATGCATTCCGTGCGCTACGAAAGTTCCTCGAAGGCCGTGGTGTGAACATCGTGGAGTCGGATTATCACGCCGAAGTGTTGCGTCGGGATTTTTCTGTCGACCAGGAAGCTGGAACTGCGGAGATTGACCAGAGTGGTGTGTTCTTCAAGGTGAAGGGGAAACGGGTAAGGGGTTTCCTCTATATCAAAGAAGCGAATATTGGAAGATTTGGATACCCGAAAGCTCATTTCATTGATTGTATCACCATCCAGGATAAGAAAGCGGCTGGGAAGTTCGACCACCAGTACTTTTGGAGCAATGGTAAGAAGGTATTGTTGATCGATCGGAGTACACTACAGGAGGTTGGCCCAGTCGAGTTACAGCTATGTAAGAACTGTATCGCAGGGGGAGATGCCAGAGGTGCGAAGAGTTCGGGAGCTTTCGTCGAAGCATATGGGGATGAATGCACAATTCCCGTAGATACGAAGACAGATGCAAATGGATATCCACTCGACTGGCATCGGATCAGTGAACAGTATCGGAAGGGTATTGAGTACCGTTGTGAGTCCTGCGGTGTCAAGATCAAGCGAGGAATTGACAGACGATTCATGCATGTTCATCACTTGAATGGGGACAAGCTGAATAACGATCCTGCCAATCTCAGGTGCCTCTGTGTACTATGCCATGCTTTTGCTGACGATCATCATTCAAGACGCATGATCCGCGGTGCTTTTCGTGTTCATTTGCAGGATTATTACAGGATTTATCGCGACGAATTGGAACAGAACAAAAATCCTTATATCGATCGCGGAGCTGACATGCTCAAGCAGGTAGGTGTCGTTGTCTAA
- a CDS encoding OmpA family protein, with amino-acid sequence MMSGSHNPWISFSDIMTALMVVFMFIAISYIVEIDQEQKERNKIIEEFRDVKAELFDVLREEFSDDFKQWGVELDRDLSIKFTNPEVLFASGRSDLTPRFKAILDDFFPRYLDIIMKPKYADRISEVRIEGHTDTTALRFYGDSYISNTVLSQLRSSEVLRYLRAMPRYRQLTGEEEKQLQFWLTSNGLSYGRTLDDNKELTAYSNRPVNNEYSRRVEFRIVTTSDEVVEEFLRSL; translated from the coding sequence ATGATGTCAGGCTCGCATAATCCATGGATATCCTTCTCAGACATCATGACTGCGCTTATGGTCGTGTTCATGTTCATTGCCATCTCCTACATCGTTGAGATCGACCAGGAACAGAAAGAGAGGAATAAAATCATTGAAGAATTCCGCGATGTGAAAGCAGAACTGTTTGACGTTCTGCGCGAGGAGTTTTCTGACGATTTCAAGCAATGGGGCGTAGAGCTGGATAGAGACCTCTCTATCAAGTTTACGAATCCCGAAGTGCTGTTCGCCTCGGGCAGATCGGATCTGACACCGCGTTTCAAAGCGATCCTCGATGACTTTTTCCCCCGGTATCTCGACATCATCATGAAGCCCAAGTATGCCGACAGAATTTCAGAAGTGCGTATAGAAGGACATACGGACACGACAGCGTTACGGTTCTATGGTGATTCCTACATCAGCAACACGGTTCTTTCTCAGCTCCGCTCCTCCGAGGTACTTCGATATCTTCGGGCCATGCCGCGATACCGGCAGCTGACAGGAGAGGAGGAGAAGCAGCTCCAGTTTTGGCTCACTTCGAACGGACTCTCATACGGTCGAACACTGGACGACAACAAAGAACTGACCGCCTACTCGAACCGACCGGTAAACAATGAGTATTCGAGGCGCGTGGAATTCAGAATTGTGACCACGAGTGATGAAGTGGTCGAAGAATTCTTGAGGAGCTTGTAG
- a CDS encoding MotA/TolQ/ExbB proton channel family protein, giving the protein MSFSTSMSIAYPLLVVWFIFSFYYCVKTYRTGTLTNKRLLDAIPPIFTTIGVFGTFLGIYFGLQKFNVADITGSIPTLLEGLKTAFMTSLVGIFLSVIFSIIISQIHRSVEEASGEQVSDELDALSGILGTLRDIDTNQSRRLDAIQKALIGDSEDSLSTQMVNLNLKFSDMSGDLVASSREQSQKLDELNKTLGSDTDSSLITQLKKLRIEGQNAVKKQQSSLEKIIESNETLRAQSEKVGSDLASRLDGSNAALEELKQQVVETKKDIAEQMNSLGELLAKNNTEALVHVMEAATRQFNEHMSELIDRLVKENFEELNQSVKNMNDWQQKNMQAMEQLTTSMKSAGTLLETASGKIDGIATGTERLVKNDGYLSDILKEIHAVMAEDTGLKTTTHNLSQVVKRLEQANIKYDGATDKLVEWIQREESFKQQVQRIIDRLKEIEAIRDYNQEFWSKTREQMQEGVSIIKNGAGALNTQLEELRTSFYEMLNNTLVELDSCIQSMVKHYEGNGKA; this is encoded by the coding sequence ATGAGTTTTTCTACTTCGATGTCTATTGCGTATCCACTTCTTGTAGTCTGGTTCATTTTCAGTTTCTATTACTGCGTAAAAACATACCGTACAGGGACTCTGACGAACAAGAGACTCCTCGATGCGATCCCTCCGATTTTTACCACTATTGGCGTCTTTGGTACATTTCTGGGGATTTACTTTGGACTCCAGAAATTCAATGTAGCCGATATAACAGGGAGTATACCAACGCTGCTCGAGGGACTGAAAACTGCTTTCATGACTTCGCTGGTTGGTATCTTTCTCTCCGTCATATTCTCCATTATCATTTCACAGATTCACCGAAGTGTGGAAGAAGCTTCAGGGGAACAGGTTTCCGATGAGCTTGATGCGCTTAGTGGGATTCTCGGGACTCTGCGCGATATCGACACTAACCAGTCCAGGCGCCTCGATGCCATTCAGAAAGCGCTCATTGGCGATTCTGAGGACAGTCTCTCCACTCAGATGGTGAATCTGAATCTGAAGTTCAGTGATATGAGTGGAGATCTGGTTGCCAGCTCCAGGGAACAGTCGCAGAAGCTCGACGAACTCAACAAAACACTGGGCAGTGACACGGATTCAAGCCTGATCACTCAGTTGAAAAAGCTACGCATCGAGGGACAGAATGCTGTAAAAAAACAGCAGTCGAGTCTCGAGAAGATCATCGAATCAAATGAGACATTGCGTGCGCAATCGGAAAAGGTTGGTTCCGATCTCGCCAGCCGATTGGATGGTTCAAATGCAGCTCTCGAAGAGCTGAAGCAGCAGGTTGTCGAGACAAAGAAGGATATCGCGGAGCAGATGAACTCTCTTGGTGAGTTGCTTGCGAAGAACAACACCGAAGCTTTGGTGCATGTCATGGAAGCTGCGACCCGCCAGTTCAATGAGCATATGTCCGAACTGATCGATCGCCTCGTGAAAGAGAATTTCGAGGAATTGAACCAGAGCGTCAAGAACATGAACGACTGGCAGCAGAAGAACATGCAGGCGATGGAACAGCTCACGACGAGCATGAAGAGTGCCGGTACACTGCTCGAAACCGCCAGTGGTAAAATAGATGGGATTGCTACCGGTACCGAAAGACTTGTGAAAAATGACGGATACCTTAGTGATATACTCAAGGAAATCCATGCAGTGATGGCGGAAGACACCGGTCTCAAGACGACCACGCACAACCTGTCACAGGTTGTGAAGCGGCTGGAGCAGGCGAATATCAAGTACGACGGTGCAACAGACAAGCTTGTTGAATGGATTCAGAGAGAAGAGTCATTCAAGCAGCAGGTTCAGAGGATCATTGATCGACTCAAGGAAATCGAAGCGATACGCGATTACAACCAGGAGTTCTGGTCGAAAACGCGCGAACAGATGCAGGAAGGTGTATCCATTATTAAAAACGGCGCAGGCGCACTCAACACGCAACTGGAAGAATTGAGGACGAGCTTCTATGAAATGCTGAATAATACACTCGTAGAACTCGATTCATGTATTCAGAGTATGGTCAAGCATTATGAAGGTAATGGGAAAGCATGA
- a CDS encoding HipA domain-containing protein yields MDCRYFRHPWFLQDLRPSGFLGREIGRRMAQALQLPPRPQDWNNAQLITFLLQSGEIMPGNLLLGCGSAARALRTSEQVVVYAETAYPALAELVVRGETPGSAHTGQQPKFTAWRPDVGHVLVKFSPADENVVAQRWRDLLIAEHHALGTLRHEGLPAAETRLVFSEGRVFLESRRFDRAGWNGRCPMFSLGVVDAEFAASGGSWYQSARTMHEAGLLSREDLDTIALLQSFGDAIGNTDMHFGNLSLAPEPAGFRLLPVYDMVPMALAPRQGELPPLNRFHPQLRENLPVDTDRISRLAARFWEAIAADAHCSEGFREMAALLVRS; encoded by the coding sequence GTGGACTGCAGGTACTTTCGGCATCCCTGGTTTCTGCAGGACCTTCGTCCATCAGGCTTCCTGGGACGCGAGATCGGCCGACGTATGGCACAGGCGCTGCAACTGCCTCCGAGGCCGCAGGACTGGAACAATGCCCAGCTCATCACCTTTCTTCTCCAGTCCGGTGAAATCATGCCGGGGAACCTGCTTCTCGGATGCGGAAGCGCCGCACGGGCCCTCAGAACGTCCGAACAGGTCGTGGTTTATGCAGAAACTGCATATCCTGCCCTGGCGGAACTGGTTGTTCGTGGCGAAACGCCGGGTTCGGCGCACACCGGACAGCAGCCGAAGTTCACGGCGTGGAGACCGGATGTGGGACATGTTCTCGTAAAATTCTCCCCTGCTGACGAGAATGTGGTCGCACAGCGGTGGCGGGACTTGCTGATCGCTGAGCATCATGCGCTCGGAACTTTGCGGCATGAAGGACTCCCAGCCGCAGAGACGCGGCTCGTGTTTTCCGAGGGACGCGTTTTCCTGGAATCCAGACGCTTCGATCGCGCGGGGTGGAACGGACGCTGCCCGATGTTCTCGCTGGGAGTCGTGGATGCGGAATTTGCTGCCAGTGGCGGGAGTTGGTATCAGTCCGCCCGCACAATGCATGAGGCCGGACTGCTATCACGTGAGGACCTTGACACCATCGCCCTCCTGCAGTCCTTCGGCGATGCCATCGGCAATACCGATATGCACTTCGGCAACCTGAGTCTGGCTCCCGAACCTGCGGGTTTCCGGCTCCTCCCCGTCTACGACATGGTGCCCATGGCGCTGGCACCCCGGCAGGGCGAACTTCCTCCCCTCAACCGATTCCACCCACAGCTGCGGGAAAATCTACCCGTGGATACCGATCGCATATCGCGGCTGGCCGCTCGGTTCTGGGAAGCCATTGCCGCGGATGCGCATTGCTCGGAGGGGTTCAGGGAGATGGCGGCCCTGCTCGTTAGGTCCTGA
- a CDS encoding Rieske (2Fe-2S) protein, which yields MSDSVSPTRRRTLIWLLRTSGTALFAALVYPVMAYLKPPKVTGDAVSSVRVGAIDDFTPASGTLFRFGNRPGILIRYEDGSFRAFSATCTHLDCTVQFKKDAGIIWCACHNGKYDLNGRNIDGPPPRPLDEFDVIEKGGEVFVTEA from the coding sequence ATGAGCGATTCTGTATCCCCTACGAGAAGACGTACACTCATCTGGCTGCTGCGTACCAGCGGCACCGCGCTGTTTGCTGCGCTGGTATACCCGGTGATGGCGTATCTGAAACCGCCGAAAGTCACCGGCGATGCCGTATCCAGCGTCAGGGTGGGCGCAATCGATGATTTCACACCGGCGAGCGGTACGCTGTTCCGCTTCGGTAACAGGCCGGGTATCCTCATACGGTATGAGGACGGCAGTTTCCGCGCGTTTTCCGCGACATGTACGCACCTCGACTGCACGGTGCAGTTCAAGAAGGACGCTGGCATCATCTGGTGTGCATGCCACAACGGAAAGTACGATCTCAACGGCAGAAACATAGATGGTCCCCCGCCGCGTCCGCTCGATGAATTCGACGTCATCGAGAAAGGCGGCGAGGTGTTTGTCACGGAAGCTTGA
- a CDS encoding cytochrome bc complex cytochrome b subunit has protein sequence MRQWLNDRMDLDAVVSFAKKKTVPAHRHSVWYYFGGVTLFLFIIQVVSGILLLFYYRPGEDTAFESIRFLMSKVHFGWLIRSVHSWSANLMVLAAAVHMFSVYLTRAYRRPREITWVTGVLLFYLSLAFGFSGYLLPWNELAYFATKVGTDIAGSVPFVGGPIMELLRGGEQVSGATLSRFFGFHVALFPAIFTVLLAIHLLMVQRQGMSSPIGEEKNPKARSIPFFPNFFLRDVLLWLIVLNILAILAVFFPWELGVKADPFAAAPAGIVPEWYFLFMFQVLKLLPAHVLFLEGEVFGVLLFGTAMTLWIFIPFFDRQSQKGQRGRLFTIIGLAVIIFILFFTILGWVML, from the coding sequence ATGCGGCAATGGCTGAATGACCGGATGGACCTGGACGCCGTCGTGTCCTTTGCAAAAAAGAAGACGGTACCGGCGCATCGGCATTCTGTCTGGTATTACTTCGGAGGTGTGACGCTGTTCCTCTTCATCATCCAGGTGGTTTCTGGCATCCTGCTGCTGTTCTACTACCGTCCGGGAGAGGACACTGCCTTTGAAAGCATACGCTTCCTCATGAGCAAGGTGCATTTCGGGTGGCTGATACGTTCCGTGCACAGCTGGTCGGCCAACCTCATGGTGCTCGCGGCCGCGGTTCATATGTTCAGCGTCTACCTCACCCGCGCCTACCGGCGTCCCAGGGAAATCACCTGGGTTACCGGTGTCCTCCTCTTCTACCTCTCCCTCGCATTCGGCTTCAGTGGTTATCTGCTGCCCTGGAATGAGCTGGCATACTTTGCGACGAAGGTGGGAACGGACATCGCGGGGAGTGTGCCGTTCGTCGGCGGACCCATCATGGAACTGCTGCGGGGCGGCGAACAGGTGTCAGGCGCCACGCTCTCGCGCTTCTTCGGCTTTCACGTCGCACTTTTCCCGGCAATCTTTACCGTTCTGCTCGCCATTCACTTGCTCATGGTGCAGCGACAGGGCATGAGCTCTCCGATTGGGGAAGAAAAAAATCCCAAGGCCCGCAGCATCCCGTTTTTCCCCAACTTCTTCCTTCGTGATGTACTGCTCTGGCTCATCGTCCTCAACATCCTCGCCATTCTCGCCGTGTTCTTCCCCTGGGAACTGGGCGTCAAAGCGGATCCCTTCGCGGCCGCCCCGGCGGGCATCGTCCCCGAATGGTATTTCCTGTTCATGTTTCAGGTGCTGAAGCTGCTTCCCGCACATGTGCTTTTCCTGGAAGGAGAAGTGTTTGGTGTGCTGCTGTTCGGTACGGCGATGACGCTGTGGATTTTCATTCCTTTCTTCGACCGCCAATCGCAGAAGGGACAGCGAGGCCGCCTGTTCACGATCATCGGATTGGCCGTGATCATCTTCATCCTGTTTTTCACCATTCTCGGATGGGTGATGCTATGA